The Streptomyces sp. NBC_00162 genome window below encodes:
- a CDS encoding ABC transporter permease — translation MGRRLAGHRLLWPALILLALLLGNLAFHHDFFSVRVRDGHLYGSLVDILQFGAPLTLVALGMTLVIATRGIDLSVGSTVAIAGALACGHISTAAHPGSVATMLTAVALALGVALVLGLANGFLVSGLGVQPIVATLILMVAGRGVAQLITGGQIITVTSAPYKMIGGGYWLTFPFAVLLATALVALTGFVTRRSALGMLIESVGGNPAASRLVGIRAGGLLALVYVFSALCAAVAGLMISSNVSSADGNNAGLWIELDAILAVVVGGTALTGGRFSLGGTVLGALIIQTLSTTVYTLGVPPETTLVFKAFVVIVVCLMQSPVFRAKVLRRRRTTTLRTHTTAGAAPQQEVRA, via the coding sequence ATCGGGCGACGACTGGCCGGCCACCGCCTGCTGTGGCCCGCGCTCATCCTCCTCGCCCTGCTCCTCGGCAACCTCGCGTTCCACCACGACTTCTTCTCCGTCCGCGTACGCGACGGCCACCTCTACGGCAGCCTCGTCGACATCCTCCAGTTCGGCGCGCCCCTCACGCTGGTGGCGCTCGGCATGACCCTCGTCATCGCCACCCGCGGCATCGACCTCTCGGTCGGTTCGACCGTCGCCATCGCCGGCGCCCTCGCCTGCGGGCACATCTCCACCGCCGCACACCCCGGCAGCGTCGCCACGATGCTCACGGCCGTCGCCCTCGCGCTCGGCGTCGCCCTCGTACTGGGCCTCGCCAACGGCTTCCTGGTGTCCGGGCTGGGGGTGCAGCCCATCGTGGCCACCTTGATCCTCATGGTCGCGGGCCGCGGCGTCGCCCAGCTGATCACCGGCGGCCAGATCATCACCGTGACCAGCGCCCCCTACAAGATGATCGGGGGCGGCTACTGGCTGACCTTCCCGTTCGCCGTCCTCCTGGCGACCGCCCTCGTCGCGCTCACCGGCTTCGTCACCCGTCGCAGCGCACTCGGCATGCTGATCGAGTCCGTGGGCGGCAACCCCGCCGCCAGCCGCCTGGTCGGCATCCGCGCCGGCGGTCTGCTCGCCCTGGTCTACGTCTTCAGCGCGCTGTGCGCCGCCGTCGCCGGGCTGATGATCAGCTCCAACGTCTCCAGCGCCGACGGCAACAACGCCGGCCTGTGGATCGAACTCGACGCGATCCTCGCCGTCGTCGTCGGAGGCACCGCCCTGACCGGAGGACGCTTCTCCCTCGGCGGCACCGTCCTGGGCGCCCTGATCATCCAGACCCTGTCCACCACCGTCTACACCCTAGGTGTCCCACCCGAGACCACCCTCGTCTTCAAGGCCTTCGTCGTCATCGTCGTCTGCCTCATGCAGTCCCCGGTCTTCCGGGCCAAGGTCCTGCGCCGCCGCAGGACGACCACTCTCCGAACCCACACCACGGCGGGCGCCGCCCCGCAGCAGGAGGTACGCGCATGA
- a CDS encoding glycoside hydrolase family 48 protein, translated as MSAHPPPRPRVRRRLLTASAVAVSLSLPLGLTAVGATTAAAAAVQCSVDYKANDWGSGFTTELTLTNRSATALDGWTLTYDYSGNQQLTNGWNGTWTQSGKSVRVAAPDWNRTVAAGAAVTAGAQFAYSGTNAAPTSFAVNGTPCTGAHQPPVAVLTSPAAGAVYTAGTPVPLAATAAAADGATVGKVEFYSDTTLLGTDATAPFTLDATGLAAGSHSLYAKAYDSLGASAESAPVGITVVAGPALVATPAQLSVRRGETGTFDLKLSKQPAANVTVGIARTSGNTELAATPAELTFTPANWNTAQKVTVTAGATGSGSAVFTATAPGHAKAEVSATQLAAGSTYAARFLDLHGKITNPANGYFSPEGIPYHSVETLIVEAPDQGHETTSEAYSYLIWLQAMYGKITGDWTKFNGAWAVMEKFMIPTHADQPTTGSYNASKPATYAPEHDLPSQYPARLDGGVAAGADPIAGELKSAYGTDDIYGMHWLQDVDNVYGFGNEPGKCSAGPTETGPSYINTFQRGPEESVWETVPHPTCDKFAYGGKNGYLDLFTGDSSYAKQWKFTDAPDADARAIQAAYWADIWAKEQGKGTQVIATVSKAAKMGDYLRYSMFDKYFKKSGNCVGPTVCPAGTGKDSAHYLMSWYYAWGGATDSSAGWSWRIGSSHAHSGYQNPLAAYALSEYAPLKPKSPTGATDWATSLDRQLEFYRWLQSDEGAIAGGATNSWQGRYAQPPAGTPTFHGLFYDEKPVYQDPASNQWFGFQAWSMERVAELYQQTGDTGAKAVLDKWVGWALSKTTINPDGTYRIPSTLQWSGAPDTWNASAPGANTGLHVTVADYTDDVGVAAAYAKTLTYYAAKSGNTEAKRVAKALLDGMWAHHQDPLGVAVQETRTDYNRFSNPVYVPSAWTGKMPNGDTVNSSSTFASIRTFYKNDPAWPKIEAYLAGGAAPVFTYHRFWAQADIALAMGSYAELLE; from the coding sequence ATGTCGGCACATCCCCCACCCAGACCGCGCGTCCGACGCAGGCTGCTGACCGCATCGGCCGTGGCCGTCTCGCTGTCCCTTCCCCTCGGTCTCACGGCCGTCGGCGCCACCACCGCCGCGGCCGCGGCGGTGCAGTGCAGCGTCGACTACAAGGCCAACGACTGGGGTTCGGGCTTCACCACCGAGCTCACCCTCACCAACCGGTCGGCGACCGCACTCGACGGCTGGACCCTCACCTACGACTACTCCGGCAACCAGCAGCTGACCAACGGCTGGAACGGCACCTGGACCCAGTCCGGCAAGAGCGTCCGCGTCGCGGCTCCGGACTGGAACAGGACCGTCGCTGCCGGCGCTGCCGTCACCGCCGGCGCCCAGTTCGCCTACAGCGGGACCAACGCCGCCCCCACCTCTTTCGCCGTCAACGGCACCCCGTGCACCGGAGCCCACCAGCCCCCGGTCGCCGTCCTGACCAGCCCCGCCGCAGGCGCCGTCTACACGGCGGGCACTCCCGTCCCGCTCGCCGCCACCGCCGCCGCGGCTGACGGCGCCACCGTGGGCAAGGTCGAGTTCTACAGCGATACCACGCTCCTGGGCACGGACGCCACGGCGCCTTTCACCCTGGATGCCACCGGCCTCGCAGCTGGTTCCCACTCCCTTTACGCGAAGGCCTACGACAGCCTCGGGGCCTCCGCCGAGTCTGCACCCGTCGGCATCACCGTCGTCGCCGGCCCCGCGCTCGTAGCCACCCCCGCGCAGCTCTCCGTACGCCGCGGGGAGACGGGCACCTTCGACTTGAAGCTGTCCAAGCAGCCGGCCGCGAACGTCACGGTGGGCATCGCCCGCACCTCGGGCAACACCGAACTCGCCGCGACGCCCGCCGAGCTCACCTTCACCCCGGCGAACTGGAACACCGCCCAGAAGGTGACGGTCACCGCCGGTGCCACCGGCAGCGGCTCCGCCGTCTTCACCGCGACCGCACCCGGCCATGCGAAGGCCGAGGTCAGCGCGACCCAACTCGCCGCCGGCTCCACGTACGCCGCCCGGTTCCTCGACCTCCACGGGAAGATCACCAACCCGGCCAACGGCTACTTCTCGCCCGAGGGCATCCCGTACCACTCCGTCGAGACGCTGATCGTCGAGGCCCCGGACCAAGGGCACGAGACGACCTCGGAGGCCTACAGCTACCTGATCTGGCTGCAGGCGATGTACGGGAAGATCACCGGGGACTGGACCAAGTTCAACGGCGCGTGGGCGGTCATGGAGAAGTTCATGATCCCCACCCACGCCGACCAGCCGACGACCGGCTCCTACAACGCCTCCAAGCCCGCTACCTACGCCCCCGAGCACGACCTTCCCTCGCAGTACCCGGCCAGGCTCGACGGGGGAGTTGCCGCCGGCGCGGACCCGATCGCCGGGGAGCTGAAGAGCGCGTACGGCACGGACGACATCTACGGCATGCACTGGCTCCAGGACGTCGACAACGTCTACGGCTTCGGCAACGAGCCCGGAAAGTGCTCCGCCGGACCGACCGAGACCGGACCCTCGTACATCAACACCTTCCAGCGAGGACCCGAGGAATCGGTGTGGGAGACCGTTCCGCACCCCACCTGCGACAAGTTCGCCTACGGCGGCAAGAACGGCTATCTCGACCTCTTCACCGGGGACTCCTCCTACGCCAAGCAGTGGAAGTTCACCGATGCCCCGGACGCCGACGCGCGTGCCATCCAGGCCGCGTACTGGGCCGACATCTGGGCCAAGGAGCAGGGCAAGGGAACCCAGGTCATCGCGACCGTCTCCAAGGCGGCCAAGATGGGCGACTATCTGCGGTACTCCATGTTCGACAAGTACTTCAAGAAGTCCGGGAACTGTGTCGGCCCGACCGTCTGCCCCGCCGGTACGGGCAAGGACAGCGCGCACTACCTGATGTCCTGGTACTACGCCTGGGGCGGCGCCACCGACAGCTCGGCCGGCTGGTCCTGGCGCATCGGCTCCAGCCACGCACACAGCGGCTACCAGAACCCCCTCGCCGCCTACGCGCTCAGCGAGTACGCCCCGCTGAAGCCCAAGTCGCCGACCGGCGCGACGGACTGGGCGACCAGCCTCGACCGGCAGTTGGAGTTCTACCGCTGGCTCCAGTCCGACGAGGGCGCCATCGCCGGCGGCGCCACCAACAGCTGGCAGGGGCGCTACGCACAGCCCCCGGCCGGGACTCCCACCTTCCACGGCCTCTTCTATGACGAGAAGCCGGTCTACCAGGACCCGGCGTCCAACCAGTGGTTCGGCTTCCAGGCCTGGTCCATGGAGCGGGTCGCCGAGCTCTACCAGCAGACGGGCGACACAGGTGCCAAGGCCGTGCTCGACAAGTGGGTCGGCTGGGCCCTGTCGAAGACCACGATCAACCCCGACGGCACCTACCGCATCCCCTCCACCCTCCAGTGGTCCGGCGCCCCCGACACCTGGAACGCGTCGGCTCCCGGAGCCAACACGGGCCTGCACGTCACCGTTGCCGACTACACCGACGACGTGGGCGTGGCCGCCGCATACGCCAAGACCCTGACCTACTACGCCGCCAAGTCCGGGAACACCGAGGCCAAGCGGGTCGCCAAGGCCCTGCTCGACGGCATGTGGGCCCACCACCAGGACCCGCTGGGCGTCGCCGTCCAGGAAACGCGGACGGACTACAACCGCTTCAGCAACCCGGTTTACGTGCCCAGCGCGTGGACCGGCAAGATGCCGAACGGCGACACCGTGAACTCCTCGTCCACCTTCGCCTCGATCCGCACCTTCTACAAGAACGACCCGGCCTGGCCGAAGATCGAGGCCTACCTCGCCGGCGGCGCCGCGCCCGTCTTCACCTACCACCGGTTCTGGGCCCAGGCGGACATCGCCCTGGCCATGGGCTCGTACGCAGAGCTGCTCGAATAA
- a CDS encoding LacI family DNA-binding transcriptional regulator has product MRKGRELTQLPDVSRAPTMTDVARVAGVSHQTVSRVLSDHPNVSAKTRAAVTQVIEQLGYRRNSAARALATRRTHTLGVIAVNTTLHGPASTVAGVQEAARDRGYLTSAVTLRTATQTALAEAMQHLAGWGVEGIVAVTPQRAAVRALAALEAPCPVVTVEGGHTLDLPGVSLDQSLGARMITEHLLASGHATVWHVAGPPDWLESEARTQGWEEALRDAGAEVPPLLRGDWSPLSGYQAGQQLAGRVRASRGRGAGLTAVFVANDQMALGVLRALREAGLRTPEDVAVAGFDDIPEAEFFPPPLTTIRQDFASLGRDSIGLLLDHIEGRTDESTHLVVAPELIVRASTARRSAPPSA; this is encoded by the coding sequence ATGAGGAAAGGAAGAGAGTTGACCCAGCTCCCAGACGTCTCGCGAGCGCCCACGATGACGGACGTCGCGCGCGTCGCCGGCGTGTCCCATCAGACCGTTTCACGGGTGCTCAGCGACCACCCGAACGTCAGCGCCAAGACCCGGGCCGCGGTGACACAGGTCATCGAGCAGCTGGGGTACCGCCGCAACTCGGCAGCCCGGGCCCTGGCCACTCGTCGGACCCACACGCTGGGCGTCATCGCGGTGAACACCACTCTGCACGGGCCCGCAAGCACCGTGGCGGGAGTTCAGGAGGCGGCTCGGGACCGCGGCTATCTGACGTCCGCCGTCACGCTTCGGACCGCCACGCAGACGGCCCTCGCCGAAGCCATGCAGCACCTCGCCGGGTGGGGCGTGGAGGGGATCGTCGCCGTCACTCCCCAACGCGCCGCGGTGAGGGCCCTGGCGGCATTGGAAGCACCGTGCCCGGTGGTCACCGTGGAAGGCGGCCACACCCTTGACCTGCCAGGGGTGTCGCTGGACCAGAGCCTCGGCGCTCGCATGATCACGGAACATCTTCTCGCGTCGGGCCACGCCACCGTGTGGCATGTCGCAGGCCCTCCCGACTGGCTCGAGAGCGAGGCCCGCACGCAGGGATGGGAGGAAGCGCTACGAGATGCAGGCGCCGAGGTGCCGCCCCTGCTGCGCGGCGACTGGAGTCCACTGTCGGGATACCAGGCCGGCCAGCAGCTCGCGGGTCGGGTCCGGGCGTCACGAGGGCGGGGAGCGGGCCTCACCGCGGTGTTCGTCGCCAACGACCAGATGGCCCTCGGCGTCCTACGGGCCTTGCGGGAAGCGGGCCTGCGCACGCCGGAGGACGTGGCGGTCGCCGGCTTCGACGACATCCCCGAGGCGGAGTTCTTCCCACCCCCGCTGACCACCATCCGCCAGGACTTCGCCTCGCTCGGGCGCGACAGCATCGGGCTGCTCCTGGACCACATCGAAGGCCGGACCGACGAGTCGACCCACCTGGTGGTGGCGCCCGAGCTCATCGTGCGCGCCAGTACGGCCCGCAGGAGCGCTCCCCCCAGCGCATGA
- the yjfF gene encoding galactofuranose ABC transporter, permease protein YjfF, protein MSTGIASAAAQLTRPFATVSPRIRTRIPLIVTAVLLAVMFSVGSVRYEGFLSAQVVLNLLIDNGFLLVVAVGATFVILTGGIDLSVGSMVALSTMLTAWLVESHGWPLATVIPLVLLVGAASGTLMGWIIHTFEIQPFIVTLAGMFLARGLCYTISTESITISDPTTAGIAQTRLYGPGGLFVSVPVVIALAVLVIAFVVLHHTRFGRNVYALGGNESSARLMGLPAGSTKIAVYAVSGLCSALGGLLLTFYMLSGYALHAMGMELDAIAATVIGGTLLTGGSGFVLGTALGVLVLGMIQTVVNFQGTLSSWWTRIVIGALLLVFIVLQRLMSGRRPAAD, encoded by the coding sequence ATGAGTACCGGCATCGCGAGCGCCGCCGCGCAACTCACCCGTCCCTTCGCGACCGTGTCCCCGCGCATCCGCACCCGTATCCCACTGATCGTCACGGCCGTCCTGCTGGCCGTCATGTTCAGCGTCGGATCGGTGCGCTACGAGGGCTTCCTCTCCGCGCAAGTGGTACTGAACCTGCTGATCGACAACGGATTCCTCCTGGTCGTCGCGGTCGGGGCGACCTTCGTCATCCTCACCGGCGGGATCGATCTGTCCGTCGGCTCCATGGTGGCCCTGTCGACCATGCTCACGGCCTGGCTGGTCGAGTCGCACGGCTGGCCCCTGGCCACCGTCATCCCCCTGGTGCTGCTCGTCGGCGCCGCGAGCGGAACGCTCATGGGCTGGATCATCCACACCTTCGAGATCCAGCCGTTCATCGTCACCCTGGCCGGCATGTTCCTCGCCCGCGGGCTCTGCTACACGATCAGCACCGAATCCATCACGATCAGCGACCCCACCACGGCCGGAATCGCGCAGACCCGGCTGTACGGCCCGGGAGGACTGTTCGTCTCGGTCCCGGTGGTCATCGCCCTGGCCGTGCTGGTGATCGCCTTCGTCGTACTGCACCACACGCGCTTCGGCCGCAACGTGTACGCGCTGGGCGGCAACGAGTCCTCCGCACGACTGATGGGTCTTCCGGCGGGCTCCACCAAGATTGCCGTATACGCCGTCAGCGGCCTGTGCTCCGCACTCGGCGGCCTGCTGCTGACCTTCTACATGCTCTCGGGCTACGCCCTCCACGCCATGGGCATGGAACTCGACGCGATCGCCGCCACCGTGATCGGCGGCACGCTGCTGACCGGAGGCTCCGGCTTCGTCCTGGGCACCGCCCTCGGCGTGCTCGTCCTCGGCATGATCCAGACGGTCGTCAACTTCCAGGGCACGCTCAGCTCCTGGTGGACCCGGATCGTCATCGGCGCCCTGCTGCTCGTGTTCATCGTGCTGCAACGTCTGATGAGCGGACGCCGCCCCGCCGCGGATTGA
- the araD gene encoding L-ribulose-5-phosphate 4-epimerase AraD: MSETILKDLRREVLAANLRIPEAGLATLTWGNVSGVDRDAGVFVIKPSGVSYADLTEDDLVAVSLEDGRVVDGHLRPSTDTETHRCLYRAFPSIGGVTHTHSTHAVAFAQARRPIPVLGTTHADTFNGPVPVTADLTAEQCAQDYEYNTGQVIVARLGGDPRRADEVPGALVSRHGPFTWGATAKAALENAIVCEAVAEMALHTLALGSRLGDASAPPRHLLERHFTRKHGPDAYYGNIPHAPGI, translated from the coding sequence GTGAGCGAGACCATTCTCAAGGACCTCCGTCGCGAGGTCCTCGCGGCCAACCTGCGCATCCCGGAGGCCGGTCTGGCCACCCTCACCTGGGGAAACGTCAGCGGAGTAGATCGAGACGCCGGCGTCTTCGTCATCAAGCCGTCCGGGGTCTCCTATGCCGACCTCACCGAGGATGACCTGGTGGCTGTGTCGCTGGAGGACGGGCGGGTCGTCGACGGGCACCTCAGGCCGTCCACCGACACCGAAACCCATCGGTGCCTCTACCGGGCCTTCCCCTCCATCGGCGGCGTCACCCACACGCACTCGACGCACGCCGTCGCCTTCGCCCAGGCACGCCGTCCGATCCCTGTGCTCGGCACGACACACGCCGACACCTTCAACGGGCCCGTACCCGTGACGGCGGATCTCACCGCCGAGCAGTGCGCGCAGGACTACGAGTACAACACCGGACAGGTGATCGTTGCCCGGCTCGGCGGCGACCCCCGGCGGGCCGACGAGGTCCCCGGAGCGCTCGTCTCACGACACGGCCCCTTCACCTGGGGGGCCACCGCGAAGGCTGCACTGGAGAACGCCATCGTCTGCGAGGCCGTGGCGGAGATGGCGCTGCACACGCTGGCGCTGGGGTCCCGCCTGGGGGACGCCTCCGCACCGCCGAGGCATCTGCTGGAGCGGCACTTCACCCGTAAGCACGGACCGGACGCCTATTACGGCAACATCCCTCACGCCCCAGGCATCTGA
- a CDS encoding aldose epimerase family protein, producing the protein MEQAYESVDQAAEPRQTAACPRTVRPLRLDEEGTGERWRFGFPGRACAEVHTRGARLHSLILPDRWGHTADVVLAARHPGACEDSARYFGATVGRYANRIARGRLVVDGVTHRLATQETGHTLHGGPDGFDQRMWRCEPFHSAHRTGVRLFLHSPDGDQGFPGALNVRVAYTLDRDDNLTLSYQAVADAPTIVNLTNHAYWNLEGEGRGNVLAHHLQVEAPLYTPVDAELIPDGPHRSVSGTPFDLRRHRRLSDVLTHTDAQLALAGGGFDHNWVLDGARRARPRKAAVLYAPASGRRMDVLTTEPGIQVYTAQGLTGDITGKGGKPYQAYAGVALETQHFPDSPNRPDYPTVLLRPGELYRSTTIHRFTTVTA; encoded by the coding sequence ATGGAACAAGCATACGAATCTGTCGACCAGGCCGCCGAGCCCAGGCAGACTGCCGCCTGTCCGCGGACGGTCCGCCCCCTGCGCCTGGACGAGGAAGGAACGGGGGAGAGGTGGCGGTTCGGCTTCCCCGGCAGGGCCTGCGCGGAGGTCCACACGCGCGGCGCCCGCCTCCATTCGCTGATCCTGCCGGACCGCTGGGGCCACACCGCCGATGTGGTGCTCGCCGCCCGCCACCCCGGCGCATGTGAGGACTCCGCACGCTACTTCGGTGCGACGGTGGGCCGTTACGCCAACCGCATCGCGCGCGGCCGGCTCGTGGTCGACGGCGTCACCCACCGGCTCGCCACCCAGGAGACCGGGCACACGCTGCACGGCGGTCCCGACGGGTTCGACCAGCGCATGTGGCGGTGCGAACCCTTCCACTCCGCGCACCGCACCGGTGTCCGCCTGTTTCTGCACAGCCCCGACGGCGACCAGGGATTCCCCGGTGCCCTCAACGTCCGCGTCGCCTACACGCTGGACCGAGACGACAACCTGACCCTGTCGTACCAGGCGGTCGCCGACGCGCCGACGATCGTCAACCTCACCAACCACGCCTACTGGAACCTCGAAGGAGAGGGGCGCGGCAACGTCCTGGCCCACCACCTCCAGGTCGAGGCCCCCCTCTACACCCCCGTCGACGCCGAGCTGATCCCCGACGGCCCCCACCGCTCGGTCAGCGGCACCCCGTTCGACCTTCGCCGGCACCGGCGGCTCTCCGACGTCCTGACCCATACGGATGCACAACTGGCGCTGGCCGGTGGCGGCTTCGACCACAACTGGGTCCTCGACGGCGCCCGGCGAGCCCGTCCTCGGAAGGCCGCCGTGTTGTACGCCCCCGCATCCGGCCGCCGTATGGACGTGCTCACCACGGAACCGGGCATCCAGGTCTACACCGCCCAAGGCCTGACCGGTGACATCACGGGCAAGGGAGGCAAGCCCTACCAGGCCTACGCGGGGGTCGCGCTGGAAACCCAGCACTTCCCGGACTCGCCGAACCGCCCCGACTACCCGACGGTCCTCCTGCGCCCGGGCGAGCTGTACCGGTCCACCACGATCCACAGGTTCACCACGGTCACCGCCTGA
- the araB gene encoding ribulokinase → MTSPHPLAPTPPSEESEQYTVGVDFGTLSGRAVVVRVRDGQELAAAVHAYRHGVIDRHLPHGGAQLPPDWALQHPQDWRDVLRHAIPEAVAAAGIDPASVIGIATDFTACTVLPTLADGTPLSETELAARPHAWPKLWKHHAAQSHADRINELAHARGEKWIARYGGRISAEWQFAKALQVLEEDPLVYETCARWIEAADWIVWQLTGTESRNACTAGYKGIHQDGAYPSEEYLAALNPRFADFARTRLEFPLAALGSRVGSLSTQAAAWTGLRPGIAVAAGNVDAHVTAAAAQAVEDGQLLAIMGTSTCHVVNAPVLADVPGICGVVGGGIVEGTYGYEAGQSAVGDIFAWVLDQGVPSDYLAEAADRGEDLHTLLTRKAARQPVGGHGLVALDWLNGNRSVLVDHHLSGVIVGLTLATRPEDVYHALLEATAFGTRVIVEALEAGGVPVHEFIVAGGLAKNELLMQIYSDVLRRPVSLAASDQGPALGSAIHAAVAAGAHTDVRTATAAMGRRLPAVYTPDASRADAYDALYAEYRLLHDHFGTGGLLHRLRSIRDTTRAAG, encoded by the coding sequence TTGACGTCACCCCATCCCCTCGCACCCACCCCGCCTTCCGAGGAATCGGAGCAGTACACGGTCGGCGTCGACTTCGGCACGCTGTCGGGCCGCGCCGTGGTGGTGCGGGTTCGCGACGGTCAGGAGCTGGCCGCGGCGGTCCACGCCTACCGGCACGGCGTCATCGACCGGCACCTGCCGCACGGCGGTGCGCAACTACCTCCGGACTGGGCCCTGCAACACCCCCAGGACTGGCGGGACGTACTGCGTCACGCCATCCCGGAGGCCGTGGCGGCGGCCGGGATCGATCCCGCCTCGGTGATCGGTATCGCCACCGACTTCACCGCCTGCACCGTCCTGCCCACGCTGGCCGACGGGACTCCCCTCTCCGAGACCGAGCTCGCCGCACGGCCGCACGCGTGGCCCAAGCTGTGGAAGCACCACGCCGCCCAGTCGCATGCCGACCGCATCAACGAACTCGCCCACGCCCGCGGGGAAAAATGGATCGCCCGCTACGGCGGCCGGATCTCCGCCGAGTGGCAGTTCGCGAAGGCCCTGCAGGTCCTGGAGGAGGATCCGCTCGTCTACGAAACCTGCGCGCGGTGGATCGAGGCCGCCGACTGGATCGTGTGGCAACTCACGGGAACCGAGTCCCGCAACGCCTGCACCGCCGGATACAAGGGCATCCACCAGGACGGCGCCTACCCGAGCGAGGAGTACCTGGCCGCGCTGAACCCCCGGTTCGCCGACTTCGCACGTACGCGGCTCGAATTCCCCCTCGCCGCGCTGGGCTCACGAGTGGGCTCGCTCAGTACCCAGGCAGCAGCTTGGACAGGGCTGCGCCCCGGCATCGCCGTGGCCGCGGGCAACGTCGACGCCCATGTCACCGCAGCGGCGGCCCAGGCCGTCGAGGACGGTCAACTGCTCGCCATCATGGGGACCTCCACCTGCCACGTCGTGAACGCCCCCGTCCTCGCCGATGTCCCCGGCATCTGCGGTGTCGTGGGCGGTGGGATCGTCGAGGGAACCTACGGCTACGAGGCCGGCCAGAGCGCGGTCGGCGACATCTTCGCCTGGGTACTGGACCAAGGCGTCCCGTCGGACTACCTCGCCGAGGCCGCCGACCGCGGCGAAGACCTGCACACCCTGCTGACCCGGAAAGCCGCCCGACAGCCGGTCGGCGGACACGGACTGGTCGCCCTCGACTGGCTGAACGGCAACCGTTCGGTCCTCGTCGACCACCACCTCTCCGGAGTCATCGTGGGTCTCACCCTCGCGACCCGCCCCGAAGACGTCTACCACGCGCTGCTCGAAGCCACCGCGTTCGGCACCCGCGTCATCGTGGAGGCCCTGGAAGCAGGCGGCGTACCGGTGCACGAGTTCATCGTCGCCGGCGGACTGGCCAAGAACGAACTGCTGATGCAGATCTACTCCGACGTGCTGCGCCGCCCCGTCTCCCTCGCCGCGTCCGACCAGGGCCCCGCCCTCGGGTCGGCCATCCACGCCGCCGTAGCGGCCGGCGCGCACACCGACGTGCGAACGGCCACCGCAGCCATGGGCCGCCGCCTGCCCGCCGTCTACACGCCCGACGCCTCCCGGGCCGACGCCTACGACGCCCTCTACGCCGAGTACCGGCTCCTGCACGACCACTTCGGCACCGGCGGCCTGCTGCACCGCCTGAGGAGCATCCGCGACACGACCCGCGCAGCAGGCTGA
- a CDS encoding ABC transporter substrate-binding protein, with product MARRAALVLTAALLASSALTACSTEGPASGPASGAKADSGGAITMGFAQVGAESGWRTANTKSVQEAAKKAGIDLKFSDAQQKQENQIKAIRTFIQQKVDVIAFSPVVESGWDTVLKEAKDAGIPVILTDRAVDTKDTSLYKTFLGSDFVKEGKSAGEWLTSAYANEQSPVNIVELQGTTGSAPANDRKAGFADAIRADGKFKIVASQTGDFTRAKGKEVMQAFLKSQKDIDVLYAHNDDMALGAIQAIEESGKKPGTDIKVISVDGIKDAFVAMTEGKINVVVECNPLLGDQLMELAKKVVAGESVPTRVETQEGVFPQDKAAAALPSRNY from the coding sequence ATGGCTCGCAGAGCAGCTCTCGTCCTCACCGCCGCCCTTCTCGCCTCCTCGGCGTTGACCGCCTGCTCGACCGAGGGCCCCGCCTCCGGCCCGGCCTCCGGGGCCAAGGCGGACTCCGGCGGCGCGATCACCATGGGCTTCGCCCAGGTCGGCGCCGAGAGCGGTTGGCGTACCGCCAACACCAAGTCCGTCCAGGAGGCGGCGAAGAAGGCCGGGATCGACCTCAAGTTCTCCGACGCGCAGCAGAAGCAGGAGAACCAGATTAAGGCGATCCGTACCTTCATCCAGCAGAAGGTCGATGTGATCGCCTTCTCGCCGGTCGTGGAGTCCGGCTGGGACACGGTGCTGAAGGAGGCCAAGGACGCGGGCATCCCGGTCATCCTCACCGATCGCGCCGTGGACACCAAGGACACCTCCCTCTACAAGACCTTCCTGGGCTCGGACTTCGTCAAGGAGGGCAAGTCCGCGGGCGAGTGGCTGACCAGCGCGTACGCCAACGAGCAGAGCCCGGTCAACATCGTCGAGCTCCAGGGCACCACGGGCTCCGCACCCGCCAACGACCGCAAGGCCGGCTTCGCCGACGCCATCCGCGCCGACGGCAAGTTCAAGATCGTCGCCTCGCAGACGGGCGACTTCACCCGCGCCAAGGGCAAGGAGGTCATGCAGGCGTTCCTGAAGTCCCAGAAGGACATCGACGTCCTCTACGCCCACAACGACGACATGGCCCTTGGGGCCATCCAAGCCATCGAGGAGTCCGGCAAGAAGCCCGGTACGGACATCAAGGTGATCTCGGTGGACGGAATCAAGGACGCCTTCGTCGCCATGACCGAGGGCAAGATCAACGTCGTGGTGGAGTGCAACCCGCTGCTCGGCGACCAGCTGATGGAGCTGGCCAAGAAGGTCGTCGCAGGGGAGAGCGTGCCCACCCGGGTCGAGACCCAGGAGGGCGTCTTCCCGCAGGACAAGGCCGCGGCCGCGCTGCCGTCCCGGAACTACTGA